The Thermosynechococcus sp. CL-1 genomic interval CGAGCAGCAAAGGCCTCACGACTGTCCACATCGGGGGTTTTATAGGTGCGCAAATCCAGACCATATTTTTCCTTGGCCTGCTGCACAAATTCAAGGGTTTCTGGAAAGTGATGCAGCGTATCCAAAAAGAGAACAGGCACCGGCGGATTGGGGCGTAGATCACGGTAGAGCAAATCCGTAATCATCATGTCATCGACATTAAAGGCACTGGTCTGCACCAGCCCTTGGGGAATTTCAGCCACTGCCCACGCTAGAATTTCGCGGGGATGTGCTCCCTCAAAGCGTTGGTTGAGGGCGTCGAGGTCAAAGGATACGGATGCAGCCATAGGAGGTGTTAGCACGGTTTTAGAAAGCATTCTTTAGCTTACCAAAGAATTGGGTCTAAAGCCCCGCCCTGCGACTCGCGATCGCCCCCCTGCCAACAATTTCTCCAACTTTGACACTAGCGAGGCATTGGGTACCCTTCAATCCAAGTCATGCCAGCATTTTTGGAAGTCGCATTATAGGACCACGTTTGCGGGCTGGAGGTCAACACTGCATACCGCCCCGGCGCTACCACAATTTCGGGTTGCACGACCCAATAGTAGCGATCTTCCAGCCGTGCAGGCCATGTGCCCACCACTTGCCGCGTTTCCACATTTCAGAGCATCACTTGTCCAGCAGGGGCACCCCGACCACCGTTCCAGTGATAGGTAGTAATTTTACTAAAGTGATAGGGGCGATCGAGTACTAGAATCCGTGCTTCAGGAGGACAGCTGGCAACGGCATGGGGATTGTTGTTGGAGAAGACAATTCTTGGTGTCATCTGGGGTGGGTGACTATAGGTGGGGGTTGGTGCCGCTGGCCGAGTCACCGTAGAATCAGGTTCCACTGTAAAGGAGGTAACGACCCGTTGGGCTGCTTGCCCACCGCCTGCTTGGCGCACGCAAGGAGAATCAATCAAAACTTGGAAATAGTACATTTCCCTTGAGGTTAAGTGCCAGATATTGACACGATGCATTGGTACACCCTCTTGATAGTTCCTCACTTCTCGTCCCCCTTGGTACACGGTACTAGAGATCGTTTTAATATCTGGGCTGTGGTTCAGCAATTAACCAGTAGCGGTATAGCGTGCCATGCGCACTGGGTGACGAACTACATAGTTGAGGGCAAGGTAAGGCGTTTCATCGGTGACCTGCTTCAGGTAGGCGGGGCCTTGAACTTTGAACCATCCTTCCTTGGGCTGACTACAGTTTTGCCAGCCAGCGATCGCTGGCCAGTTAACCTCTAAGCGAAAATTGACGGGGTTGGCGAGTCCTTGGGGAACAACAACAAGACCCATGCCTAGCAACAGCGTCAGCGCTGACTTAAAGTGGATATTTAACATTGCCCTGCCTCCCTAATAATTCCTCAATAGTGAATAGCTAATTGAAAACAGCCCCAAAGTGACTGAAATTGAAATAATAATTAACTACAAAAAATCAAAAAATAATTGCTTCTAAAGTCCTTTTCTAAAATGTTGGTTACTGATAATTAGTTTCTATCTCTTTGAAAAGGTTTCTAAATCGCTACTACAATGCTAGCATTGTGTCAAATTTACCAAGAATAAGGCATTGAAAAACTTAATATCCTTCCCCTGATTAGAGGTTTTTCCCGTTCCATCGTTACAGTTTGGCTTTGCCCAACTCAGCCGTCAGATGAATGCCTTTATCTGTCCACTGGTGCATCAATGGAGCCGACAATGTGTCTTTTCATCCGCCTAAAGTCATTAAAGAGGGATATTCCTAATAGACGCGACCTAAGGGGGGTGTCCAAGGGGTCTCCGGTGTTGTGACTACCGACAGGAGGCTGCCAATGCCTTCAATTTCGACGCGCACGCGATCGCCCACCTGTAATGCACCAATTCCTGCGGGTGTCCCCGTCAATACCACATCCCCCGGCAGCAGTGTCATCACATAGCTAATGAAACTCACCAACTTGGCGGGTGAGAAAACCATTTGATCAATCGTTGCTGATTGGACGGGTTGCGCGGCCTCATTAATAAAGGTTTGCAACCGCGCATCGCTAGGAACCTCTCGCACAATCCAAGGCCCTAGGGGGCAAAAGGTGTCAAACCCCTTAGCCCGTGTCCATTGTTGCTCCCGCTGCTGCAGATCCCGAGCCGTGACATCGTTGGCGATCGTGTAACCCCAAATATGCTCAAGAGCTTCATTTTCAGGGCAGGCACGGGTACGACGACCAATGACCACCGCCAATTCCCCCTCATAGTCCACCCGCTTTACTTGGGGCGGATACCAAATGGGACAGCCGGGGGCTTGAACCGTTGTCGGCGGCTTTAGAAAAATCAATGGCTCAGGGGGCACACTATCGCCCATTTCGGCAGCGTGCTTCACATAGTTGCGTCCGACAGCAACAATTTTTGAGGGGGAGCAGGGAGCCAGCAGTTGATAGCTATCGGGACTGAGGACTTGGTTCGTGGGTTGGCCATGGAGCCACGGTGCCGCATCCCAAATCATCACTTCGCGGTTGAGTTGCAGTGTGCCGTAATGAATCTGTCCCCCCGTGGTCTGTACCCGCACAAACCGTTCCACCATAGTGAATTAGTCCCCTCTTTTCCTTGCCAAGAATGGCAAACTGCGGTGCTAGAATTATAAAGCCTTGCTTTTTGCATCCGTCAAAAGGCCATTTGTCCAAAGGGAGTTGACCTCAATGATTACACGGAACTACGAAACGCTCTATATTATTCGTCCTGATGTGGGCGAAGAACAACTGGAACAAACCATTAGCCAATTTCGCACTTTTTTAGAAGAACAGGGTGCGACAAAGCTTAAGGTGCAAAATCGCGGTAAGCGTCGGTTTGCCTACCCGATCAAGAAACTGCGGGAGGGCTACTACATTCTGATGACCTATACCGCTGCTGGGACGGCGATCGCCCCCCTAGAACGCGCCATGCGCCTCAATGAAAACATCCTCCGCTTCATGACGATTGTCCTTGAAGAAGAGGCCGACACCGAAGACGCCGAAGACGAAAATCCTGTTCTTGCCCGTGCTTAGGACAGTACACTGATCCAAATTCACTTGAAAGGGGGGCATCATGGCACCATCTCCCGGTTCTTGGAAGTGCGATGGCGTACCTAAAAACGGTAAATCCTACCCCAATGCCAGTGGTCCCCACCCCCCCTATGAAAACTTTGGCCCCGACTGTAACATCTGTGGACTACCCCGTGAGGCCATGAATCCTGCCAGTGGTAATGGCGGTGCCGGGGCGGGAAAATCGAAACTACCGCTAGTTGCTGCTGCCCTTGGGGTGGTTCTATTACTCGCGGGTGGTATTGGTTTCCTTGGCTATCGAATCTTTATTGCTAACCGCAACGGCACTACGCCACTGCCGATAGGAGGGACAACCAGCGGCAACCACTTGGTGAGCAAAACCACTGCCCGCAACACAGCCTATATTAGCCAAGGGGAGCGCATCCTGATCAGTGAACCCAATCCGCAGCGAGCAGCCCTGAAGCAAGAAGCCGCCCTTGCCTTTGATCAGGGAGATTGGGCACAGGCGATCGCCAAGTATCAAGAACTCGTCACCCTCGATCCCAATGATCCAGAGGCGCGCATTTATCTTAACAATGCCCGTGCTCGCCAAGCCGGCAACCCGATGACGATGGCCACCGTTGTTCCCATTGGTACTAGCCCCGATACTGCCAAGGAAATTCTGCGGGGGGTCGCTCAGTACCAAGAGCGCTTTAATGCCAGTGGCCCCAGTCGTGCCCTTGAAGTCGCCATTGTCAATGAAAACAGCCCCAATGGTGTGACCAGTTTGGCCGAAGATTTGATCAACAGTTCAATCCAAGGGGTACTGGGTCATGGCACCGACGCCAATAGTCGTGCCGCTCTACAGGTTTATGAGCAAGCAGGGATTGCTGCCCTTTCTCCCCTGACCACGAATGTCACCCCCCAAGGCAACGGCACAGTACAGGTACAGACGCTATCTCTGAATGAAAAGGGGCAACAACTCCTCAATACCTACCTTGACAATGCCGCCAATACCCTCGCCCAAGCCGCTGCGAAAAAAGTCCCTAATGCCAAAGTGGCTGTTCTCTACAACAGCGATAGTCCCTACAGTGATGAACTGAAAACTAAGTTAGTCGCTGCTCTGCCTCGGTTTGGTGCTCAAGTGGTGCAACAGATGGATGTGGCCGCCTCCGGCTTTAATGCCAATACAGCAATGACCACAGCACAGCAAGCGGGAGCCAATGTGGTCATTTTGGCCATGAGTCGCGCCCGGGTGAATGATGCCGTTGCCCTTGCTATTGCCAATCAAACCCAAACTACCCCCGTGCAGTTGTTTGGTAGTGATCAACTCTACAGCCCTGATTTACTGATCAAGGGGGATAGCGCCATCAATGGCATGATTCTAGCAGTGCCTTGGAGTACTAACCCCAGTGATCCCTTTGCGCAGCAGGCAGCCCAAGCGTGGCGGGGGCAAATTAGTTGGCGCACCACAACCGCCTACGATGCTACGCAGGCGCTGGCTCAAGCCATGGCCAAAGGGGGCGATCGCGCCAGCACCCAACAACTGCTCCGCCAAGGGGTACAAATTCAGGGGCAAACCGCCAGTGGTACCTTTGATCGAGTTCCTCTGGTGCAAGCAGCACCGGGACCCAATGGCCCTAAAGGCTCCAACTACCAGTTCAACCCCCTCGGTAGCATCTAAAGCCGGTCAACTAATGCTAAGCTATTGCCGATTGGTGTTTTAGGAATCTCCATGACTGCAAAAATTGGCATTATTGGCGGTAGTGGTCTCTACAAGATGGAGGCTCTCACCGATGTCGAAGAGGTACGTCTGACTACGCCCTTTGGTGATCCTTCCGATGCCTTTATTTGCGGCAAGATTGCTGGGGTTCCAGTCGTCTTTTTGGCACGCCATGGCCGCGATCACCATCTACTGCCGACGGAGATTCCCTTTCGTGCCAACATCTATGGCTTCAAATCCCTTGGGGTCGAGTACCTGCTTTCTGCGTCTGCGGTGGGTTCCCTACAGGAACAGGTGAAACCCCTTGATATGGTGGTGCCCGATCAGTTTATTGACCGTACCCGCAACCGCATTTCCACATTCTTTGGGGATGGCATTGTGGCGCACATTGGCTTTGCCGATCCGGTGTGTCCTGCTCTTGCTGGTGTTCTCGCGGATGCGATCGCTGATCTCAACCTGCCCGATGTCACCCTCCACCGCCAAGGTACCTATGTGTGTATGGAAGGCCCTGCTTTCTCAACGCTGGCAGAGTCCAACCTGTACCGCTCGTGGGGCGGCACCGTAATTGGCATGACGAATCTACCGGAGGCCAAACTGGCTCGTGAAGCGGAGATTGCCTATGCAACGCTGGCGCTCGTTACCGATTACGACTGCTGGCACCCCGAGCATGACTCAGTCACAGTGGAGATGATTATTGGCAACTTGCAGCGCAATGTCAAAAATGCCCAAGCGATTATCTGTGAAACCGTCAAACGCCTCCATGCCAATCCACCAGCCTCTAAAGCCCACCGTGCCTTAAAGAATGCCATTCTCACTCCCCTTGACAAGGTACCCGCAGCCACCAAGGAGAAACTGCATCTGCTCTTGGCTAAGTATCTCTAGGTCATAGACTCTGCTGTATTCTGATCACCCTCAAAACTGATCTGCTCACACAGTTGCGGATAGGTCGTCTTGGGACTGAGGCAGCGACAGCGGTTGAGGGCGGCGGCAAGGGCTTCAATTTTAATCGGTTTACTGATGTAGTCATCCATCCCCGCCGCAAAGCAGCGTTCGCGATCGCCAGCTAGGGCATTTGCCGTCATGGCAATAATCCAAGGACGCTGGCTGGGGGGCCATTGGGCACAGATGCGTTCGGTGGTCTCGAGGCCATCCATCTTTGGCATTTGCACATCCATCAGCACCACATCGTAGGGGCGCTGTTGCAGTGCTTCAAGCACCTCGAGGCCATTGGCCGCCACATCGGCACGGTAGCCCATCCGCTTGAGAATATGCAGTGCCACCTTTTGGTTAACAGCATTATCCTCAGCAAGGAGGATACGCAGCGGAAAGCGACTGCCCAAGTTGGGATCAATGCCTGTTTTTGTCAGGGCAGGCTGAGTTGTAGATTCACTGCTAAGGGTCTTAATTAGGGTTTGCCGTAGGGTGAGAGGGCGAATGGGTTTGGGGACGTGGGCTGTGATCAACTCCTTGCGACTAGCGGTTTCCAGCCAACTCA includes:
- a CDS encoding ABC transporter substrate-binding protein, producing MAPSPGSWKCDGVPKNGKSYPNASGPHPPYENFGPDCNICGLPREAMNPASGNGGAGAGKSKLPLVAAALGVVLLLAGGIGFLGYRIFIANRNGTTPLPIGGTTSGNHLVSKTTARNTAYISQGERILISEPNPQRAALKQEAALAFDQGDWAQAIAKYQELVTLDPNDPEARIYLNNARARQAGNPMTMATVVPIGTSPDTAKEILRGVAQYQERFNASGPSRALEVAIVNENSPNGVTSLAEDLINSSIQGVLGHGTDANSRAALQVYEQAGIAALSPLTTNVTPQGNGTVQVQTLSLNEKGQQLLNTYLDNAANTLAQAAAKKVPNAKVAVLYNSDSPYSDELKTKLVAALPRFGAQVVQQMDVAASGFNANTAMTTAQQAGANVVILAMSRARVNDAVALAIANQTQTTPVQLFGSDQLYSPDLLIKGDSAINGMILAVPWSTNPSDPFAQQAAQAWRGQISWRTTTAYDATQALAQAMAKGGDRASTQQLLRQGVQIQGQTASGTFDRVPLVQAAPGPNGPKGSNYQFNPLGSI
- the rpsF gene encoding 30S ribosomal protein S6 translates to MITRNYETLYIIRPDVGEEQLEQTISQFRTFLEEQGATKLKVQNRGKRRFAYPIKKLREGYYILMTYTAAGTAIAPLERAMRLNENILRFMTIVLEEEADTEDAEDENPVLARA
- a CDS encoding fumarylacetoacetate hydrolase family protein, with amino-acid sequence MVERFVRVQTTGGQIHYGTLQLNREVMIWDAAPWLHGQPTNQVLSPDSYQLLAPCSPSKIVAVGRNYVKHAAEMGDSVPPEPLIFLKPPTTVQAPGCPIWYPPQVKRVDYEGELAVVIGRRTRACPENEALEHIWGYTIANDVTARDLQQREQQWTRAKGFDTFCPLGPWIVREVPSDARLQTFINEAAQPVQSATIDQMVFSPAKLVSFISYVMTLLPGDVVLTGTPAGIGALQVGDRVRVEIEGIGSLLSVVTTPETPWTPPLGRVY
- a CDS encoding S-methyl-5'-thioadenosine phosphorylase, which translates into the protein MTAKIGIIGGSGLYKMEALTDVEEVRLTTPFGDPSDAFICGKIAGVPVVFLARHGRDHHLLPTEIPFRANIYGFKSLGVEYLLSASAVGSLQEQVKPLDMVVPDQFIDRTRNRISTFFGDGIVAHIGFADPVCPALAGVLADAIADLNLPDVTLHRQGTYVCMEGPAFSTLAESNLYRSWGGTVIGMTNLPEAKLAREAEIAYATLALVTDYDCWHPEHDSVTVEMIIGNLQRNVKNAQAIICETVKRLHANPPASKAHRALKNAILTPLDKVPAATKEKLHLLLAKYL